The Marivirga tractuosa DSM 4126 genome contains the following window.
ATCCTGCAGATAAATCTCCAGAACAACATATTCAAAATGCTGTAGAGCAGCATGGAGGCGATGCCTATGCAACAGTGGATGTGGACTTTCAATTTAGAGACAAGTTTTATTCCCTCAATCGTTTAGGTGAACAATTTAAATATGAAAGGATCTTTGAAGATTCTCTTGGTAATAGAATCAATGATATTTTAGATAATGATGGTTTCAAAAGATTGATTGGGGGAGAAAAAGTTGAATTGTCACCAAAAGATTCTGCCGCCTATGCAAATTCTGTGAATTCGGTACATTATTTTGCATTACTGCCTTATAATCTGCAAGATGAGGCTGTCATCGCACATAATAAAGAAGATGTATTAATTCAAGGGCAGCCGTATAAAACCATTGAAGTCAAGTTTAAACAAGAAGGTGGAGGAACTGATTACGAAGATGTTTTCATGTTCTGGTTTAATGCTGAGACTTACGATATGGATTATTTTGCTTATTCATATCAAACAGAAGGAGGTGGCGTCCGCTTTCGAGAGTCTATAAATAAAGAGCAAGTCGATGGTGTTATTTTTCAGGATTACAATAATTTCAAAGCTAAAAAGGGGACAGAGTTAGCGAACTTGCCTGTAATGTTTGAAAACGGTGAATTGGAATTGTTGTCTAAAATTATTTT
Protein-coding sequences here:
- a CDS encoding DUF6503 family protein; this translates as MKNFLGITLFSIIISACNPADKSPEQHIQNAVEQHGGDAYATVDVDFQFRDKFYSLNRLGEQFKYERIFEDSLGNRINDILDNDGFKRLIGGEKVELSPKDSAAYANSVNSVHYFALLPYNLQDEAVIAHNKEDVLIQGQPYKTIEVKFKQEGGGTDYEDVFMFWFNAETYDMDYFAYSYQTEGGGVRFRESINKEQVDGVIFQDYNNFKAKKGTELANLPVMFENGELELLSKIILEFDVEAL